GGCCGGTATTTTCAGCGGCATGCAGGGTCCCATTAACGGCGGCCTGGGGAGCAAAATTGGTGCCCTGGAAGCTGCGCTTTTCAATTTTCTTACGGGTACCTTCCTTCTTGCCGTCATTGTGATATCGGGGGGAAAAGGCAATCTTTTACTGGTCAGGGAGGCTCCCTGGTGGCAGTTAACGGGTGGACTGCTGGGGGCGGGTTACGTTTTTCTCATGCTTTTTACCATTCCCAGGTTGGGGGCCGCAATGGCCCTGCTGGCTCTGATTACCGGACAAATGGCCATGGGAATGATTGCGGATAGCTTGGGTTTGTTTGGCTTGGAGCAAATACCGGTGAACTTCTACCGCTTAGCCGGTTTAATTCTGCTCATTTGTTCGTTGCTTTTAATCTATAAAGGAACAGGAAAGTCGTAATGGAAGTCGTGTAAATCGGCAGCCAAAAGTGCGAAAGGTGGTCACGAAATAAACCCTTCTGACTTCGCCAAAGGCAGGAGGGGTAACTGGGAGATAGACCCGATACCCCCAAACTGCCATTTTCCGACTTTATGCTTTTGTGCCTTTGTTATCGACGTAACTGACCATTATTTTAGTTTTCCCTCACCCGGGCTGGTTGCCCCGGTGACAACAAATCCCGCAGGGAATTGCGTAAAAAATATTGCATGTCGAGATACATATCCCAGGTCTTTTCCACCCATTCATACAGCACCTCGTCGTCGTGGCTGAAAAGCACCTTGCCGCCGGTAACCGAATGGCACAAGGTTACGGGAGCATAATTTAACACCTTTATATCCACCGGGTAATGTATTTCCTGCTCCAGTTCCGCACCCAGGGAAAGTTCGTATTCAAGAGCCTTCTCCCGGGGGATGGTTTCCTTTTGCAAATACACTCCTATGTCAATATCCCGGAAGGTAGCTTCTTCCAGAAAAGAACCAAAGGCGTAGGCGAAGATAATTTCTTTTCTTTTAGCCAGCAGGCGGGCGGCCAGCCGGTAAATCGACAGCCGTTCCTTTTCCGGCAGGGAAAATCGCCTGTGCATAAAACCATTCCTTTCGGATGGTCACAGATCGCATTTTACCATGGCTGCAATTTCAGCCAGGTATAGTTCCAGATCATCCAGGTTGTTGCAAATGATATGGTAGACCTTGCTATCATCAATGTCGCCGTAACGGTGGATTAACAGGTTGCGGAACTTTGCCATCTGGATCAGGCGTTCAGCCAGCGGAGGACTTAAAAAAAGCTCCTCGGACCCTTATGGAAAGTATATCCTCTTTTCCCTGGGAAATCAACGGGCCGCCGGTGCTAATATCCTCCCGGGGATTGCCTTCACGGCTGCCGGGAAGTCAATCCTCTCCGGATCAATGCGCTATTGTAAACCTAGATATAATCAGAGAAATCCAACCTAATTGCTAAGAAATTAATTTTTCTGATAATTTTTCTGACACGCGGCAAAACTCTTATTTTTGCTCAAACAAGGCCAAGGAGTTGAGAAAAAATGCTGGCAAGCCTGGTAGTTGAAGAGGTTCGCGCCAGAATTGACAAAGTGGTCCACCTTGATCTGGGCAAGTTTTATACCCGCATTCAAAGGGACGGTACATACATAATCGATTACCGGGTGCGGCTCCAAGCTATGGGGCAGGAAGTGCTACCCACCTGGCGGGCGATGGGCGCCGGTGAGTCCAACGTGGACAAGTCCAAAAGACGGCTGGGTGGGCGAAGCTTTTCGGATGAGGGGCTTTGGGGCCTTGGCCATTGCCTGGTGGCCCTTTTAGAGGAGCGACTGCTTTCCTCCGGGGCGTGGCCAAAAGAAGTGGCACCGGAAAAGAGGAGCTCCCGACGGGGGCCGGACGGTTGGTCAAAAGAATAGCGCGGACAGCAACGAGCGGTATCAAGCGCGGGCATTTCCCGGCGCTGGACCGGGGTACGGATGATTTTGCCGTCCTCTTTCGTAAATACCGTATTCCGTCGCTCGTTATTTAACGCCAGCAGGCAGGGGGTTTTCTCTCGTAAGCCCAAATCCAATATGAACAGAGGGTAAAGGGTAGATCGTTTTGTTCGAAGCAGTACAATTCTCTGGGAAGGAAAAACACCCGGAACCTCTTGAATCATTCCAGTCATAGTGTTTTCTTGACGATTGGGTGGACGACAAATTAAAATAATGATATCAGTTATAACAGGTGGTAGGTTTGATGATGCACGCAAAACTAACCCGCATTTACGAAACAATCTCATCTTTCCACGGTGCGGTAGTGGCTTTCTCGGGAGGCGTAGACAGCACGCTGGTATTGAAAATCTCCAAGGACGTTCTGGGAGCGCATGCGGTGGCCGTTACCGTAAACTCCTCCCTTGCCGTGCCCGGCGAGCTGGAGCGGGCAGGAGAAATTGCCGCCCTTTTGGGCGCGCGACACGTCGTAATCACCGGGAAAGCATTAGAAGATCCCGAATTCCGGCTGAACCCACCCGAGCGCTGTTATCTCTGCAAGCGCCATGTCTATGCCGCCATGGGCGAACTGGCCCGGGAAACGGGGGCAGAGGTGGTTTTAGACGGGGCTAACGCGGACGATACGGGCGACTTTCGCCCGGGTCTGCGGGCCGCCCGGGAGATGGGCGTGCGCAGCCCCTTACTGGAGGCTGGTCTCACCAAAGAGGAAGTTCGCCGCCTGGCCCGGGAACTGGAGCTGCCCAACTGGAACCAGCCCGCCCAGCCCTGCCTGGCTACCCGGATACCTTATGGGGAGTTAATTACTGAAGAAAAATTGCAGCAAATCGCCCGCGCCGAGCAATTCCTTTCCGGACTAGGTTTTTCTTCGGTGCGCGTCCGCCACCACGGGCCGGTGGCCCGGCTGGAGCTGCTGCCGGAAGAAATCTGCCGGATCAGCGATGTCCAGCTGAGGGAAGAAATAAACCGTGAGTTAAAACGCCTTGGGTTTCGCTACGTCAGCGTGGACCTGGCGGGCCTTCGCAGCGGCAGTTTAAACGACCTCCTGGCGCCTCCGGTCACAAAAGAGGTTTGGAAAAAATACCTCATAGATGGGTAATACCAGTGCTTTAACAACTACTTGCAATAGATTGGCTTTGCAGGCCAATCTTTTTTGTTTTCTTTGTTTGGCCATAAATTACCGCCGCCTTAGATCCGCCTCCTTCAGGGGGCGGATGCAGTGACAGCTTTACTCGAACACTATTTCCTTAAGATTGTACTATAAGATCTTAAAAAAATTCAAAGGAGACACCTGCAAGTAAAATAATTAAGAATT
This sequence is a window from Desulfofundulus luciae. Protein-coding genes within it:
- a CDS encoding DMT family transporter, which codes for MFFLMLALLAGIFSGMQGPINGGLGSKIGALEAALFNFLTGTFLLAVIVISGGKGNLLLVREAPWWQLTGGLLGAGYVFLMLFTIPRLGAAMALLALITGQMAMGMIADSLGLFGLEQIPVNFYRLAGLILLICSLLLIYKGTGKS
- a CDS encoding nucleotidyltransferase domain-containing protein codes for the protein MHRRFSLPEKERLSIYRLAARLLAKRKEIIFAYAFGSFLEEATFRDIDIGVYLQKETIPREKALEYELSLGAELEQEIHYPVDIKVLNYAPVTLCHSVTGGKVLFSHDDEVLYEWVEKTWDMYLDMQYFLRNSLRDLLSPGQPARVREN
- the larE gene encoding ATP-dependent sacrificial sulfur transferase LarE, with the protein product MMHAKLTRIYETISSFHGAVVAFSGGVDSTLVLKISKDVLGAHAVAVTVNSSLAVPGELERAGEIAALLGARHVVITGKALEDPEFRLNPPERCYLCKRHVYAAMGELARETGAEVVLDGANADDTGDFRPGLRAAREMGVRSPLLEAGLTKEEVRRLARELELPNWNQPAQPCLATRIPYGELITEEKLQQIARAEQFLSGLGFSSVRVRHHGPVARLELLPEEICRISDVQLREEINRELKRLGFRYVSVDLAGLRSGSLNDLLAPPVTKEVWKKYLIDG